One Bacillota bacterium genomic region harbors:
- a CDS encoding tetratricopeptide repeat protein codes for MTLPRRWKTWQKVGFWAITVLIAVGLVAPSVVGLWGLEGQDRPEVPGPAPALDDFAREVRQLEQKVRDNPSDVESRIRLAVAYRDMMDYERSIALFEETLALEAGNQRVRLDLAEMYLQLGEHEQAIGQLEALLETNPEHHRALYLYGLALGSGREDYPEAVRALERFLALVGTGPEAEYARTLIQKWTAGQKR; via the coding sequence ATGACTTTGCCAAGACGGTGGAAAACGTGGCAGAAGGTTGGTTTCTGGGCGATCACCGTCCTGATCGCCGTCGGTCTGGTAGCTCCTTCAGTCGTAGGGCTTTGGGGCTTGGAGGGTCAGGACCGGCCCGAAGTTCCCGGCCCGGCGCCCGCTCTGGACGACTTCGCCCGGGAGGTCCGGCAACTCGAACAAAAGGTCCGCGACAACCCCTCGGACGTTGAAAGCCGGATCCGCCTGGCCGTCGCTTACCGGGACATGATGGACTACGAGCGTTCCATCGCGTTGTTTGAAGAGACGCTCGCCCTGGAGGCGGGCAACCAGCGGGTGCGCCTGGACCTGGCGGAGATGTATCTGCAACTGGGCGAGCACGAACAGGCGATCGGGCAGCTCGAGGCGCTGCTGGAAACAAACCCGGAGCACCACCGGGCTCTCTACCTCTACGGATTGGCGCTCGGGTCCGGGCGGGAGGATTACCCGGAAGCGGTCCGCGCGCTGGAGCGTTTTCTGGCCCTGGTTGGCACCGGCCCCGAGGCCGAATACGCCCGGACCTTGATCCAGAAGTGGACCGCCGGTCAAAAGCGGTAA
- a CDS encoding CBS and ACT domain-containing protein: MFVQDCMSSNPITITLDTPIFQALDIMTRRKVRHLPVFQGSRLAGLVTERGLLQVSPSPATTLSMHELNYVLAKVTVKEALVKDPVWVPPQMPIEEAAQVMRQKKIGSLLVMEDGKLVGIVTQTDIVEALVRLFGLHRAGTRLVIDTKDRVGVLADITQFFKERSINIISVVTMRRDEERFHLVFRISAADAGTLVAEIENLGFKVVSVG, encoded by the coding sequence ATGTTTGTGCAGGATTGTATGTCCAGCAATCCCATCACCATCACCCTGGACACCCCCATTTTCCAGGCCTTGGACATAATGACCAGGCGCAAGGTGCGCCACCTGCCGGTATTCCAGGGTTCCCGCCTCGCGGGCCTGGTGACCGAGCGCGGTCTCCTGCAGGTCTCACCGTCCCCGGCCACCACGCTGAGCATGCACGAGTTGAACTATGTGCTGGCCAAGGTTACGGTGAAGGAAGCGTTGGTAAAGGACCCGGTCTGGGTCCCCCCGCAGATGCCGATCGAAGAGGCGGCCCAGGTAATGCGCCAGAAGAAGATCGGCAGCTTGCTGGTTATGGAGGACGGTAAACTGGTCGGGATCGTCACCCAAACCGACATTGTCGAGGCGCTGGTCCGGTTGTTCGGTCTGCACCGGGCGGGTACCAGGCTCGTTATCGACACGAAGGACCGGGTTGGCGTGCTGGCCGACATCACCCAGTTTTTCAAGGAGCGGAGCATCAACATCATCAGCGTCGTCACCATGCGGCGGGATGAGGAGCGGTTTCACCTGGTGTTTAGGATCAGCGCGGCCGATGCCGGAACATTGGTGGCCGAGATCGAAAACCTGGGGTTCAAGGTGGTTTCGGTAGGCTAG
- the scfB gene encoding thioether cross-link-forming SCIFF peptide maturase has product MIHCFEVHNTRLVLDAHSVSLHEVDGPAWEILTGRFGGRPETVRALRERYPAVEIEGALGEIEALRDQGLLFAPDPHPNYQPPLPEVKALCLYVSHHCNLACRYCFARAGRPEAVRKLMPPGVARRAVDLLIRGSGARRRVEIDFFGGEPLLNLPVVRDTIRYARNRGEKAGKHFGFTVTTNGLSLTPEVRRFLLDNEVNVVLSLDGRPEAHDRWRRTPGGGGSHREVLPNIRDYVLEWKSGPGSRGYYYIRGTFTRQNLDFAADFRYLAEQGFRNISLEPVVAPEEEEYALSERDLPRVRAEYERLAAVYLDALRADPAVRFFHFDIDLDAGSCLPKRLSGCGAGHAYLAVDADGGLFPCHQFVGQRGFLLGDVFSGVVRADLVDDFRQAHVYNKKECSDCWAKFLCSGGCHAQAFLENGSIHHPSRLGCAAMRHRLECALYVQARKSQDAGA; this is encoded by the coding sequence ATGATTCATTGTTTTGAGGTCCACAACACCCGGCTGGTCCTGGACGCGCACAGCGTAAGCCTGCACGAGGTTGACGGCCCGGCCTGGGAGATTCTCACCGGCCGGTTCGGCGGGCGGCCGGAAACAGTGCGGGCGCTCCGGGAGCGGTACCCGGCGGTCGAAATCGAAGGCGCCCTCGGGGAAATCGAGGCCCTCCGGGACCAGGGATTGCTCTTTGCACCCGATCCGCATCCGAACTATCAACCTCCGCTCCCGGAAGTCAAAGCGTTGTGTCTTTATGTATCCCACCACTGCAATTTGGCCTGCCGGTATTGTTTCGCCCGGGCCGGGCGTCCGGAGGCGGTCCGGAAACTGATGCCGCCCGGCGTGGCCCGCCGGGCGGTCGACCTGCTCATCAGGGGGTCGGGTGCCCGCCGCCGCGTGGAAATCGACTTCTTCGGCGGGGAACCGCTTTTGAATTTGCCGGTGGTTCGGGACACCATCCGCTATGCCCGGAATCGGGGCGAGAAGGCCGGCAAGCACTTTGGTTTCACCGTGACCACGAACGGGCTTTCGCTGACGCCGGAGGTGCGGCGTTTTCTTCTGGACAATGAGGTCAACGTGGTGTTGAGCCTGGACGGCCGCCCCGAGGCGCACGACCGGTGGCGCCGCACGCCGGGGGGAGGGGGGTCGCACCGGGAAGTCCTGCCCAACATCAGGGACTACGTTTTGGAGTGGAAGTCCGGCCCGGGTTCCCGGGGTTACTACTACATCCGGGGAACTTTCACCCGTCAAAACCTGGATTTTGCCGCGGATTTCCGCTACCTGGCCGAACAGGGATTCCGCAACATCTCCCTCGAGCCGGTGGTCGCCCCGGAGGAGGAGGAATACGCCTTAAGTGAACGGGATCTGCCCCGGGTCCGGGCCGAATACGAGCGGCTGGCGGCCGTTTATCTGGATGCCCTCCGCGCTGACCCCGCGGTCCGGTTTTTTCACTTTGACATCGACCTGGACGCGGGATCGTGTTTGCCGAAGCGCTTGTCCGGCTGTGGCGCCGGTCACGCCTACCTCGCTGTCGACGCAGACGGCGGGCTTTTCCCCTGCCACCAATTCGTCGGTCAACGGGGGTTCCTGCTTGGTGATGTGTTCTCCGGAGTGGTGCGGGCGGACCTGGTTGATGATTTCCGTCAGGCCCACGTGTATAACAAAAAGGAATGCTCGGACTGTTGGGCCAAGTTTCTGTGCAGCGGGGGCTGTCACGCGCAAGCCTTCCTGGAGAACGGCTCGATCCACCACCCGAGCCGGTTGGGATGTGCCGCTATGCGTCACCGGCTGGAGTGCGCCCTGTACGTACAGGCCAGGAAAAGTCAGGATGCCGGAGCCTGA
- a CDS encoding DUF2232 domain-containing protein, translating into MIFLFKPGDLREGVFLVLAFAVLSAAGILLPLLFPFCGLAITVLTGMAAYRHGAWYAVMVLGAAALLTAVLFGAFITLMILAESGILGLLFGLLFKKGVAHRKILAAGLVLAVFLAVINIASFLVLGENPYELAAAALMNENHSESREQVLPVVVMLLPGGFVAWAVVAAWAGFFLTAAGLKRLNHLPEPEPELHRWRLPWPFIWVVTAGLALTLGGDQWSFGAAAVTGRNLLFIAAVTYMLAGFSLAAYLYRELTAPRWLKFVLVAGAVLNWPVTAVFLICAGFLDAWVDCRACFEKRRREM; encoded by the coding sequence GTGATCTTTTTGTTCAAGCCGGGGGACCTGCGCGAAGGGGTCTTCCTGGTCCTGGCTTTCGCCGTGCTGTCCGCGGCCGGCATCCTGCTGCCGCTGTTGTTCCCTTTTTGCGGCCTGGCGATTACGGTGCTGACGGGTATGGCCGCCTACCGTCACGGTGCCTGGTATGCGGTGATGGTCCTCGGTGCGGCTGCGCTTCTGACGGCGGTGCTTTTCGGAGCCTTCATCACGTTGATGATCCTGGCGGAGTCGGGCATTCTGGGGCTTTTGTTCGGGCTTCTTTTTAAGAAAGGCGTGGCCCACCGGAAGATTCTGGCCGCCGGACTGGTGCTGGCCGTATTCCTGGCCGTGATCAATATCGCCTCCTTCCTGGTGCTGGGGGAAAACCCCTATGAGCTGGCAGCGGCGGCGCTTATGAATGAGAATCATTCCGAGTCCCGGGAGCAGGTTCTCCCGGTGGTGGTGATGCTCCTGCCCGGGGGCTTCGTCGCCTGGGCCGTCGTGGCCGCCTGGGCCGGGTTTTTCCTGACCGCCGCCGGCCTGAAACGCCTGAACCACCTGCCGGAACCGGAACCGGAACTGCACCGCTGGCGGCTCCCGTGGCCTTTCATCTGGGTGGTGACCGCCGGCCTGGCGTTGACCCTGGGCGGCGACCAGTGGTCGTTCGGGGCGGCGGCCGTTACCGGCCGGAATCTCCTGTTCATCGCCGCTGTAACCTATATGCTGGCGGGTTTCTCGCTGGCCGCTTACCTGTACCGTGAGCTTACAGCGCCGCGGTGGCTGAAGTTCGTGCTTGTGGCGGGAGCGGTGCTCAACTGGCCGGTAACCGCGGTATTCTTGATTTGTGCCGGTTTTCTGGACGCCTGGGTGGATTGCCGGGCCTGTTTCGAGAAAAGGAGGCGGGAAATGTGA
- a CDS encoding M23 family metallopeptidase, with the protein MPPEFFYSKAPRVRRPNPLGIAVFLLCLLVLGGNSLALDSGTWAVSVEGKPVAQVSDFESLERALYSLASQYGEIEGRPVPWARVNAVRVSGGGAAVSAQELEDRLAEALGFARDAVAVRIDGQQRFVFADRPTAREFLDRVLDSYTVEEGAQRRFLEDVQLVGTRVRCDEVAGLDEALFLARQDIENVQKYVVREGDTLWDVAAEHRLSVAELLASNPAVKETSILGIGDELVIARHKPLLTVVTTAQVVETREIPYRTTVRRDPGLPVGQRKVLEAGAAGLEEVTLRVVRQNGRLVAQERLEAREIKPVVNRVEVAGSKIILASRGGGGQLAWPAGGGVISPFGPRGGGFHSGIDIGAGHGAPVVAAGPGVVVRAGWHGGYGNVIDISHGNGVVTRYAHLSSVAESAGQEVDRGQYIGAVGSTGRSTGPHLHFEVLINGRAQNPLNYL; encoded by the coding sequence TTGCCTCCGGAGTTCTTTTACAGCAAAGCGCCTCGAGTCCGGCGGCCCAATCCGCTGGGTATCGCCGTTTTTCTATTGTGCTTATTGGTCTTGGGCGGCAACAGTCTGGCGTTGGATAGTGGAACCTGGGCGGTGTCGGTTGAAGGTAAACCGGTGGCCCAGGTTTCTGATTTTGAGAGCCTGGAGCGGGCGCTTTACAGTCTTGCGTCTCAATATGGGGAAATTGAAGGCCGGCCTGTGCCCTGGGCCCGGGTCAACGCCGTGCGCGTATCGGGCGGGGGGGCCGCCGTCAGCGCCCAGGAACTCGAAGACCGGCTGGCGGAGGCGCTCGGGTTCGCCCGGGATGCGGTCGCGGTTCGTATTGACGGCCAGCAGCGTTTTGTGTTCGCGGACCGGCCCACGGCCAGGGAGTTCCTTGACCGGGTGTTGGATTCCTACACGGTCGAGGAGGGAGCCCAAAGGCGGTTCCTTGAGGACGTTCAGCTGGTGGGGACAAGGGTGCGCTGTGATGAGGTCGCCGGGTTGGATGAAGCGCTCTTCCTGGCCCGGCAGGACATTGAGAACGTACAGAAATACGTCGTTCGTGAGGGTGATACGCTCTGGGACGTGGCCGCGGAACACCGCCTGTCGGTGGCGGAGCTTCTGGCGTCCAATCCGGCGGTTAAGGAGACCAGTATTCTGGGCATTGGGGACGAACTGGTCATTGCCCGGCACAAACCCCTCCTGACGGTGGTGACCACTGCTCAGGTGGTGGAAACCCGGGAGATACCGTACAGAACCACGGTCCGGCGTGACCCGGGCCTGCCTGTCGGTCAGCGGAAGGTGCTGGAGGCCGGGGCCGCGGGTCTGGAGGAGGTCACACTCCGGGTGGTGCGCCAAAACGGCCGCCTGGTGGCGCAGGAGCGCCTGGAAGCGCGGGAGATCAAGCCCGTGGTCAACCGGGTTGAGGTGGCCGGTTCGAAGATTATCCTGGCGTCCCGCGGTGGGGGCGGCCAGTTGGCCTGGCCCGCGGGGGGCGGGGTGATTTCCCCGTTCGGTCCGCGCGGCGGTGGCTTTCACAGCGGCATTGACATCGGCGCCGGGCATGGTGCGCCGGTGGTGGCCGCCGGACCGGGAGTGGTGGTCCGGGCCGGTTGGCACGGCGGCTACGGGAACGTGATCGACATCAGTCACGGCAACGGGGTGGTCACCAGGTACGCGCACCTTTCTTCGGTAGCGGAGTCGGCCGGGCAGGAAGTCGACCGCGGGCAGTACATCGGCGCCGTCGGCAGCACCGGCAGGTCGACCGGTCCGCACCTGCACTTTGAGGTGCTCATAAACGGCCGGGCCCAGAACCCGTTGAACTACCTGTAA
- the dnaB gene encoding replicative DNA helicase, with translation MRPERIPPQNIDAEQAVLGALFLEPEAFYRVADIIRPGDFYQHGHRLIYEAAVRLQEDGEPVDLVTVTDRLRREGVLEKVGGAAYVASLVEMVPTAANIEHYARIIEEKSLLRTLIFVAARISEMGYDEREAADRLVDQAEQMIMELGARRTPGSFVPLKDILAHALERIERTYHNKGRIAGLPTGFADLDRLCSGLQPTDLIILAARPSVGKTALALNIAYEVAARQGLPVALFSLEMGKEQLVNRLLCAEGRVDQNRLRTGNLRDEDWERLSEAATQAEAVPLFIDDTGGASLRDIRARAKRFQAERGLALVVIDYVQLIEPNKRAENRQQEIAQISRGLKELAKELDVPVLALSQLSRAVEQRQDKRPLLSDLRESGSLEQDADVVMFIYREELYNKETDRKAIAEVIVAKQRNGPTGKVELGFFKEFPRFFPLRKEPE, from the coding sequence ATGAGGCCCGAGCGGATCCCGCCCCAGAATATCGACGCCGAGCAAGCCGTGCTCGGGGCGCTTTTCCTGGAACCGGAAGCCTTCTACCGGGTCGCGGACATCATTCGGCCGGGGGATTTTTACCAGCACGGCCATCGCCTGATTTACGAGGCGGCGGTCAGGCTGCAGGAGGACGGGGAACCGGTTGATCTCGTGACGGTCACCGACCGGCTCCGGCGTGAAGGGGTGCTGGAGAAGGTCGGGGGTGCGGCGTACGTGGCGTCGCTGGTTGAAATGGTGCCGACGGCGGCCAATATCGAGCATTACGCCCGGATCATCGAGGAAAAGTCGCTCTTGCGCACGCTGATTTTTGTAGCGGCGCGGATTTCCGAGATGGGGTACGACGAGCGGGAGGCGGCCGACCGCCTGGTGGACCAGGCCGAGCAAATGATCATGGAATTGGGCGCGCGGCGCACGCCCGGGTCCTTCGTGCCGCTGAAGGACATTCTGGCTCACGCCCTGGAGCGGATTGAGAGAACCTATCATAACAAGGGCCGGATTGCCGGCCTGCCCACCGGTTTTGCCGATCTGGACCGCCTTTGTTCGGGACTGCAACCCACCGACCTGATCATCCTGGCGGCGCGGCCGAGCGTCGGCAAGACGGCGCTGGCTTTGAACATCGCTTACGAGGTCGCGGCCCGCCAGGGCCTGCCGGTGGCCCTCTTCAGCCTGGAGATGGGGAAGGAGCAACTCGTCAACCGGCTGCTCTGCGCCGAGGGCCGGGTTGATCAGAACCGCCTGCGGACAGGAAACCTGCGCGACGAAGACTGGGAACGGTTGTCCGAAGCCGCGACCCAAGCTGAGGCCGTGCCGCTTTTCATTGACGACACCGGAGGCGCCTCCCTGCGTGATATCCGGGCGCGGGCGAAAAGGTTTCAGGCCGAAAGGGGGCTCGCCCTGGTGGTCATCGACTACGTGCAGCTGATTGAGCCAAATAAGCGCGCGGAGAACCGCCAGCAGGAGATCGCCCAGATCTCCCGGGGTTTGAAGGAGTTGGCCAAGGAACTGGACGTGCCGGTGCTGGCCCTCTCCCAGTTGTCCCGTGCCGTGGAGCAGCGCCAGGACAAGAGACCGCTTTTATCCGACCTGCGGGAGAGCGGCAGCCTGGAGCAGGACGCCGACGTGGTGATGTTTATCTACCGTGAGGAACTGTACAACAAGGAAACCGACCGGAAGGCCATCGCGGAGGTCATCGTGGCTAAGCAGCGCAACGGGCCGACCGGCAAGGTGGAGCTGGGCTTTTTCAAGGAGTTCCCCCGCTTTTTCCCCCTGCGGAAGGAGCCCGAATAG
- the rplI gene encoding 50S ribosomal protein L9, whose product MKVVLLKDVAGLGSRGQVVKVAEGYARNFLIPKGLAEDATPGRVKELAKLDQARIERVERLTAQARKVAGKLKGLTVQIPARAGEGGKLFGSVGNKDIAAALAARHNLSIDRKKLELKEPIRSLGRFPVLARLHPGVQVEFEVEVVEQ is encoded by the coding sequence GTGAAAGTGGTGCTGCTAAAAGACGTGGCCGGTCTGGGCAGCCGGGGCCAAGTGGTGAAGGTGGCCGAGGGTTACGCCCGCAACTTCCTCATCCCCAAAGGGCTGGCCGAGGATGCCACACCGGGCCGGGTCAAGGAACTGGCCAAGCTGGACCAGGCCCGGATCGAGCGGGTCGAGCGGCTGACGGCCCAGGCCCGTAAGGTGGCGGGCAAGTTGAAAGGGCTCACCGTGCAGATCCCGGCACGGGCCGGGGAAGGTGGGAAGCTATTCGGTTCGGTGGGAAACAAGGACATTGCCGCCGCGCTGGCGGCCCGGCACAACCTGAGTATCGACCGCAAGAAGTTGGAGTTGAAAGAGCCCATCAGAAGTCTGGGCCGATTCCCGGTGCTGGCCCGTCTGCATCCGGGGGTGCAGGTCGAGTTTGAAGTCGAGGTCGTGGAGCAATGA
- the rpsR gene encoding 30S ribosomal protein S18, producing the protein MKRDRGRRKKKICSFCVDKIAVIDYKDTPRLKKYITERGKILPRRITGNCAHHQRMLTVSIKRSRNMALLPYSTD; encoded by the coding sequence ATGAAACGTGACCGGGGTCGGCGCAAGAAGAAAATCTGCAGCTTTTGCGTCGACAAGATCGCGGTTATCGATTACAAAGACACGCCCCGGCTCAAAAAATACATCACCGAACGCGGCAAGATCCTGCCGCGGCGGATCACCGGGAACTGCGCCCATCACCAGCGGATGCTCACGGTTTCGATCAAGCGGTCCCGGAACATGGCCCTGTTGCCCTATAGCACCGACTAA
- the ssb gene encoding single-stranded DNA-binding protein, whose amino-acid sequence MLNKIILIGRLTRDPELRYTPGGTPVAGFTVAVDRPFVDKQGNRGTDFIDVVAWRKLGETCARHLGKGRLVCVEGRLELRSYEDNQGVRRKVAEVVADNIRFLDGPRGQGAPHDQKDTGEGQSYRNEIDFSDDDEPLPF is encoded by the coding sequence ATGTTGAACAAAATAATCCTGATCGGGCGCTTGACGCGGGATCCCGAACTCCGGTATACGCCGGGCGGGACCCCGGTGGCCGGGTTCACCGTGGCGGTCGACCGGCCTTTTGTGGACAAACAGGGAAACCGGGGTACCGATTTCATCGACGTGGTGGCCTGGCGCAAACTGGGAGAAACCTGCGCGCGGCATCTGGGCAAGGGGCGGCTCGTGTGTGTGGAGGGGCGCCTGGAGTTGCGGTCGTACGAGGACAACCAGGGCGTCAGGCGCAAGGTGGCCGAGGTGGTCGCCGACAACATCCGGTTTCTGGACGGACCAAGGGGTCAAGGCGCACCACACGACCAGAAGGATACCGGTGAGGGTCAGTCCTACCGGAACGAAATCGATTTCTCGGACGACGATGAACCACTGCCGTTTTGA
- the scfA gene encoding six-cysteine ranthipeptide SCIFF — protein MGKHIRTVNKSVLGRRKEEACGECQTSCQSACKTSCTVGNQVCLKEKKE, from the coding sequence TTGGGCAAACACATCCGGACGGTCAACAAGAGCGTGCTCGGTCGGCGGAAAGAAGAGGCCTGCGGTGAATGCCAGACTTCATGTCAGTCGGCCTGCAAGACTTCCTGCACCGTGGGCAACCAGGTCTGCCTCAAGGAGAAAAAGGAGTAA
- a CDS encoding NAD(P)/FAD-dependent oxidoreductase has product MYDVIIVGAGPAGIFAALELVAAKPDLSIVMLEKGRDIKKRVCPSRQAQLPCRHCTPCATLCGWGGAGAFSDGKLTLSPEVGGALEDYVGREALEDLIAYVDGIYLRYGAPEEVYGPAHREQFEELQKKATLAELRLVPLPIRHLGTGRCGEVLQEMYEHLQQHVEIRTGTVVHQILTRDGRVAGVECADGEVLEGRYVIVAPGREGAGWLNREAQRLAVPTTNNAVDIGVRVELPAVVMEPLTRLFYELKCTYISRTFEDRVRTFCMNPYGEVVMENNDGLITVNGHTHAYNKTENTNFAILVSKNFTQPFKEPIAYGRYIARLANLLGGGILVQRLGDLNAGRRSTPEKIDRGVVRPTLAEATPGDLSLVFPYRHLLGIVEMLKALDLIAPGVYSRYTLLYGVEVKFYSSRLALNRSLETPIANLFAAGDGVGVTRGLVQAGASGVVAAREILRRV; this is encoded by the coding sequence ATGTACGACGTGATTATCGTGGGCGCGGGGCCGGCGGGGATATTCGCGGCCCTTGAGCTTGTAGCGGCCAAACCGGATCTTTCAATAGTGATGCTGGAAAAAGGGCGGGACATCAAGAAGCGGGTCTGCCCGTCCCGCCAGGCACAACTGCCCTGCCGCCACTGCACTCCCTGCGCCACACTCTGTGGGTGGGGCGGCGCGGGGGCTTTTAGTGACGGAAAGCTGACCCTTTCGCCCGAAGTCGGCGGGGCCCTGGAAGACTACGTGGGGCGTGAGGCGCTGGAAGACCTGATTGCCTACGTGGACGGCATCTACCTGCGCTACGGAGCGCCCGAAGAGGTGTACGGACCCGCACACCGGGAACAATTCGAGGAGCTGCAGAAAAAGGCGACCCTGGCCGAACTCCGGTTGGTACCGTTGCCCATCAGGCATTTGGGGACCGGGCGGTGCGGTGAAGTTTTGCAGGAGATGTACGAACACCTGCAGCAGCACGTCGAGATCAGGACGGGTACGGTTGTCCACCAGATCCTGACCAGGGACGGCCGGGTGGCCGGGGTGGAGTGCGCCGACGGCGAAGTGCTTGAAGGCCGCTACGTCATCGTGGCTCCCGGACGGGAGGGCGCCGGGTGGCTGAACCGCGAGGCCCAGCGCCTGGCCGTTCCCACCACCAACAACGCCGTGGACATCGGGGTCCGGGTGGAATTGCCGGCCGTGGTCATGGAGCCCCTGACCCGTCTTTTCTACGAATTGAAATGCACCTACATCTCCCGCACCTTTGAAGACCGGGTGCGTACCTTTTGCATGAACCCCTACGGCGAGGTGGTCATGGAGAACAACGACGGCCTGATCACCGTGAACGGTCACACCCACGCTTACAATAAAACGGAAAATACCAATTTCGCCATTTTGGTCAGCAAGAACTTCACGCAGCCCTTCAAGGAGCCGATCGCCTACGGCCGGTATATCGCCCGCCTGGCGAACCTCCTGGGAGGCGGGATCCTGGTCCAGCGGCTCGGAGACCTAAACGCCGGGCGGCGGAGCACACCGGAGAAGATCGACCGGGGAGTGGTCAGGCCCACACTGGCCGAAGCCACGCCCGGAGACTTGAGCCTGGTTTTCCCGTACCGGCATCTCCTGGGGATCGTAGAGATGCTCAAGGCGCTGGATCTGATCGCCCCCGGCGTCTACTCGCGCTACACGCTGCTCTACGGGGTCGAAGTGAAATTTTATTCCTCCCGCCTGGCGCTCAACAGGAGTCTGGAAACACCCATCGCCAACCTGTTCGCGGCCGGAGACGGGGTGGGGGTGACCCGGGGTCTGGTACAGGCTGGAGCTTCCGGAGTGGTTGCCGCCCGGGAGATACTGAGAAGAGTCTAA
- the rpsF gene encoding 30S ribosomal protein S6, whose amino-acid sequence MRQYEVMYILKPDLEDEESTQLIEKFGKIITDRNGEITELNRWGKRRLAYEVKDYREGHYVVMKCRAEHAAAQELDRVFRITDGLLRHMIIREDQ is encoded by the coding sequence GTGCGGCAGTACGAGGTTATGTACATCCTGAAACCGGACCTGGAAGATGAAGAGTCAACACAGCTGATTGAGAAGTTCGGCAAGATCATCACCGACCGGAATGGCGAAATCACCGAACTAAACCGCTGGGGCAAGAGGCGTCTGGCCTACGAGGTCAAGGATTACCGCGAAGGCCATTACGTGGTGATGAAATGCCGGGCGGAGCATGCCGCGGCCCAGGAACTGGACCGGGTGTTCAGGATCACGGACGGGTTGCTTCGGCACATGATCATCCGCGAGGATCAATAA
- a CDS encoding adenylosuccinate synthase translates to MSTVVLVGAQWGDEGKGKLTDYLARQAELVVRYQGGNNAGHTVVVEGQEFKLHLIPSGILHPDKVCVIGNGVVIDPGVLRRELEVLRAAGRPLAALYISERAHVIMPYHLQCDELEEDCPDSLRRIGTTRRGIGPAYTDKHAREGLRVVDLLEPGAEEKLRLTTRRKGQVLAKIHQASGPDAERVAQEYLDHAETLRPFVRDTSLLVHEAVRDGRNVLFEGAQGTLLDIDHGTYPYVTSSNPTAGAAAVGTGVGPRVIDTVIGVTKAYTTRVGEGPFPTELRDEAGEHLRAVGREYGTTTGRPRRCGWLDTVITRYAARVNSLDYLAVTKLDVLTGLPVLRVCRAYRYQGREIGDFPSRLSVLADCEPVYEELPGWTEDLTGAKSFAELPSAARAYLDRLSELTGVPLGVISVGPGREQTLPLVDFFRRR, encoded by the coding sequence TTGTCGACCGTAGTGCTCGTTGGCGCCCAGTGGGGAGACGAAGGAAAGGGGAAACTGACGGACTACCTGGCGCGGCAGGCGGAGTTGGTCGTCCGCTACCAGGGCGGAAACAACGCCGGCCACACCGTGGTGGTCGAAGGTCAGGAGTTCAAACTCCACTTGATTCCCTCAGGTATCCTTCATCCGGACAAGGTATGTGTGATCGGCAACGGGGTGGTGATCGATCCGGGGGTGCTGCGCCGGGAGTTGGAAGTGCTCCGGGCGGCCGGCCGGCCTCTGGCCGCGCTTTACATCAGTGAGCGCGCGCACGTGATTATGCCCTACCACCTTCAGTGCGACGAGTTGGAGGAGGACTGCCCGGACAGCTTGCGCCGCATCGGGACGACGCGCCGGGGTATCGGTCCGGCCTACACGGACAAACACGCCCGGGAGGGTCTCCGGGTGGTCGACCTGCTTGAACCGGGAGCGGAGGAGAAATTGAGACTCACCACCCGGCGCAAGGGTCAAGTCTTGGCGAAGATCCACCAGGCTTCGGGCCCGGACGCCGAGCGGGTGGCACAAGAATATCTCGACCACGCCGAAACGCTGCGGCCTTTTGTGCGCGACACCTCGTTGCTGGTGCACGAGGCGGTGCGGGACGGCCGGAACGTCCTGTTCGAGGGGGCCCAGGGCACCTTGCTGGACATCGACCACGGCACGTACCCGTATGTAACCTCCTCGAACCCCACGGCCGGGGCTGCGGCGGTCGGAACGGGCGTCGGTCCCCGGGTGATCGACACGGTGATCGGGGTAACCAAGGCTTACACCACCAGGGTGGGCGAAGGGCCGTTTCCCACCGAGTTGAGGGACGAAGCCGGTGAACACCTGCGCGCCGTGGGCCGGGAGTATGGCACCACCACCGGCCGGCCCCGGCGGTGCGGCTGGTTGGATACTGTAATCACCCGGTATGCGGCCCGGGTCAACAGCCTCGACTACCTGGCGGTCACCAAGCTGGACGTGCTGACCGGGCTGCCCGTGCTGCGCGTCTGTCGCGCCTATCGCTACCAGGGGCGTGAGATCGGAGATTTCCCGTCACGGTTGTCGGTGCTGGCCGACTGCGAGCCGGTCTACGAAGAACTCCCGGGCTGGACGGAGGACCTTACCGGGGCGAAGTCCTTTGCGGAACTGCCGTCGGCGGCGCGTGCTTATCTGGACCGCCTGTCGGAACTGACCGGGGTGCCGCTCGGCGTGATCAGCGTGGGTCCCGGACGCGAGCAGACCCTGCCCCTGGTGGACTTTTTCCGCCGCCGCTGA